In one window of Verrucomicrobiia bacterium DNA:
- a CDS encoding cytochrome c, with the protein MRYFFTIFFVAVVAVFVVAGRRGDKTTRTPIEIFSDMDHQPKFKTQAESQFFADGRADRMPVEGTVSMEQPVDDSYLVTGKMGDRWGDGFPIAITEKVLERGQERFQISCAICHGATGYGNGIVTGYGLAGVANFHTDRLRTMEDGQIFNTITHGKGLMNGYPQIKVEDRWAIIAYLRALQLSQNISQKELSKKMRSQIK; encoded by the coding sequence TTGCGATATTTTTTCACCATTTTTTTTGTGGCGGTGGTGGCCGTGTTTGTGGTGGCGGGACGTCGAGGCGATAAGACGACGCGAACGCCGATTGAGATTTTTTCGGATATGGATCATCAACCTAAATTTAAGACTCAGGCTGAGAGTCAATTTTTTGCAGATGGTCGTGCGGATCGTATGCCAGTGGAGGGAACGGTATCGATGGAGCAACCCGTTGACGATAGTTATCTTGTTACGGGTAAGATGGGAGATCGATGGGGAGACGGATTTCCGATTGCGATTACGGAAAAAGTTTTAGAGCGAGGTCAAGAAAGGTTTCAGATCAGTTGCGCGATTTGCCATGGTGCGACAGGCTACGGCAATGGGATTGTTACGGGGTATGGGTTGGCGGGTGTGGCTAATTTTCATACGGATCGGTTGCGCACAATGGAGGATGGACAGATTTTTAATACGATCACGCATGGGAAGGGATTGATGAATGGTTACCCTCAAATTAAGGTTGAGGATCGTTGGGCGATTATTGCTTATTTGCGCGCGTTGCAGTTGAGCCAGAATATTTCGCAAAAAGAGTTGTCGAAGAAGATGAGAAGTCAGATCAAATAG
- a CDS encoding DUF3341 domain-containing protein has translation MDKIYGLGAEFKSASELYHAAEKVRDKGFIRWDAHSPFPIHGMDQAMGLGRSRLSFWSLLGGAVGLTVAFLMIFLISDEGAIATWIGKFTNQNYPLVVQGKPYFAVEPSVPIFFELTILITAFGTIAALLVMNWLPRWHHPVFNWDRFAKVTDDRFFIVIESRDPKFDEAETKQFLEGLGAQCVALIQDE, from the coding sequence ATGGATAAGATTTACGGTTTAGGAGCGGAATTCAAGAGTGCGAGTGAGCTTTATCACGCGGCGGAGAAGGTGCGTGATAAAGGGTTTATTCGTTGGGATGCGCATTCTCCTTTTCCGATTCATGGAATGGATCAAGCAATGGGCTTGGGGCGGTCGCGGTTGTCATTTTGGTCGTTGTTGGGGGGCGCTGTGGGGTTAACGGTTGCTTTTTTGATGATTTTTTTGATTAGTGATGAGGGCGCTATCGCAACGTGGATTGGTAAGTTTACCAATCAAAATTATCCTTTGGTTGTGCAGGGAAAACCGTATTTTGCGGTGGAGCCTTCGGTGCCGATATTTTTTGAATTAACGATTTTGATTACTGCATTTGGAACGATAGCGGCGTTGTTGGTGATGAATTGGTTGCCACGATGGCATCATCCTGTGTTCAACTGGGATCGTTTTGCGAAGGTAACGGATGATAGGTTTTTTATTGTGATCGAGAGTCGCGATCCCAAGTTTGACGAGGCAGAAACGAAACAATTTTTGGAGGGGCTAGGCGCTCAGTGCGTGGCTTTGATTCAGGATGAATAA
- the nrfD gene encoding polysulfide reductase NrfD — translation MKIDSSALLTADAQVMEREPLVTNQRSMAWITDKVSGIVEGKTPLWWWIATLVTGAIAALVPIFISYLVSTGVGVWGNNNPIMWAWDITNFVFWIGIGHAGTLISAILYLTRQKWRTSINRSAEAMTIFAVLCAALFPVFHVGRVWFAWWLFPVPNANGIWQNFKSPLLWDVFAVSTYFTVSLLFWYTGLVPDLATLRDRAKSRFKQMIYGIFALGWRGSNRQWRHYEKAYLILAGISTPLVLSVHSVVSFDFATSVIPGWHTTIFPPYFVAGAIFGGFAMVLTLLLPARAIFKLHDLITQKHIDNMCKIILLTGTIVGYAYSMEFFIAWYSGNEFEKFTFMNRALGPYWWAYWTMISCNVLSPQLFWFKFCRTNPFVIFFVINCVNAGMWFERFVIIVTSLHRDFLPSSWGYFKPTHVDILTFIGTIGLFVFLFLLFIRVLPMIAVFEVKSILPEADPHYHGEKKG, via the coding sequence ATGAAAATAGATAGTTCAGCCCTTTTAACTGCTGATGCCCAAGTCATGGAGCGCGAGCCATTGGTGACTAACCAGCGCAGCATGGCGTGGATTACCGATAAGGTGTCCGGCATTGTGGAAGGAAAAACGCCGTTGTGGTGGTGGATAGCAACTTTGGTGACGGGCGCGATTGCGGCGTTGGTTCCTATTTTTATTAGTTATCTAGTTTCAACGGGGGTTGGTGTTTGGGGGAATAATAATCCGATCATGTGGGCGTGGGATATTACTAATTTCGTTTTTTGGATTGGTATTGGTCATGCGGGCACCTTAATTTCGGCGATTCTTTATTTAACGCGACAAAAATGGCGAACATCGATTAACCGATCAGCTGAGGCGATGACGATTTTTGCGGTGCTTTGCGCGGCTTTGTTTCCTGTATTTCACGTGGGTCGCGTTTGGTTTGCGTGGTGGTTATTTCCTGTGCCTAATGCAAATGGAATCTGGCAGAATTTTAAAAGTCCCCTTTTGTGGGATGTGTTTGCTGTTTCGACTTATTTTACAGTTTCGCTTTTGTTTTGGTATACAGGTTTAGTGCCTGATTTGGCGACGTTGCGCGATCGTGCGAAATCGCGTTTTAAACAAATGATTTACGGTATTTTTGCTTTGGGTTGGCGTGGTTCCAATCGGCAATGGCGCCATTATGAGAAGGCTTATTTGATTTTAGCGGGTATTTCTACGCCGCTGGTGTTGTCAGTGCATAGTGTGGTGTCCTTTGACTTTGCGACGTCGGTAATTCCGGGATGGCATACAACGATTTTTCCGCCTTATTTTGTGGCAGGTGCGATTTTTGGTGGGTTTGCGATGGTGTTGACTTTGTTGTTGCCGGCTCGAGCGATTTTTAAGTTGCACGATTTGATTACGCAGAAGCACATTGATAATATGTGCAAGATCATTTTGTTGACGGGCACAATTGTGGGTTATGCTTATTCGATGGAGTTTTTTATTGCGTGGTATAGCGGTAATGAGTTTGAAAAATTTACGTTTATGAATCGTGCTTTGGGGCCTTATTGGTGGGCGTATTGGACGATGATTTCATGTAACGTGTTATCGCCACAGTTGTTTTGGTTTAAGTTTTGTCGAACGAATCCGTTTGTGATCTTTTTTGTGATTAATTGTGTGAATGCGGGAATGTGGTTTGAGCGGTTTGTGATTATTGTGACTTCGTTGCATCGGGATTTCTTGCCGTCTTCATGGGGATATTTTAAGCCGACGCATGTGGATATTTTAACGTTTATCGGGACGATTGGTTTGTTTGTATTTTTATTTTTATTATTTATTCGCGTATTGCCTATGATTGCGGTGTTTGAGGTGAAATCGATTTTACCGGAAGCGGATCCGCATTATCACGGGGAAAAGAAAGGATAG
- a CDS encoding TAT-variant-translocated molybdopterin oxidoreductase, with the protein MKRIWQHPEAEKGKTGKNYWRSLGELSNTPDFRDWLEREFPQGAAEWSADDGLSRRNFLRLMGASMALAGLGLSACRRPEAHLVPFTKTPEWMIPGKYLHYSTAMPRRNGAMPLQVKSYNGRPIKIEGNPLHSYSLGKSDAFAQASLLELYDPDRSRSFLQDGKPVDRKTFDEALEKLKQRWSNGADRKLAFLVDETCCPTRERFRSELFPDSIWCVYEPLLTGNSAEAASLAFGGGVKVLPHYDKADLVFSIDCDFLDCNDGNLKSIRDFMKGRRVRKPGDKMNRLYAVESHYTITGATADHRLRLPASHTGAFVLALAKELVRSGVESGLAELVSAIDNNPETVLGIDKNWIREAARDLIDHRRRCLIVIGDRQPTSVHILGLAINEALGNLDNTLSIVEKNQEPGWDITELADAIQNGSVETLVILGGNPVYNSPADIDWKTLLKKVPTVIRLGMHEDETSALSHWHVPQAHYLESWSDAWAEDGSYLSLQPMILPLHGGLSDLEFMARLAGVSFNDSLELVQETFRGVVKKRWDAFKFGEQWNKFLHDGFLEDSAAKAKKISFDVINRCVDFLKRNPLRAEPLAKDRLELVFVADRRVDDGRFVNNAWMQEFPDPITKMTWENAALMSPTTAKKLGIVNETVKGIMMVDKVRISWAGRSIEAPVLITPGSCDFSLALPVGYGREITGKIGEGSGFNAYALRVSDAAYFAVGASIKKTGDKHDLALTQEHNVMEGRALVREAPLEHFNQDPNFTDKMGIDAHAPSGPSFYHVPPMNAPHQWAMSIDLTTCTGCNACVVACQSENNIPVVGKDQVQRGREMHWIRIDRYFSGEDEEDPQMMMQPIACMQCENAPCETVCPVNATVHNDEGLNVMAYNRCIGTRYCANNCPYKVRRFNFFDFNQRPIDELYKGPLAPKGTPELLKMSKNPNVTVRMRGVMEKCTFCVQRLEMAKIDWRAKQGGSPDVTIPANSVQTACQQVCPADAIVFGNLKNEESEIVKAKALKHDYALLEYLNIKPRVSYLGRIRNPNPKMPGADKIGMTTINEMHHHGHSPEKTQETLQQEH; encoded by the coding sequence ATGAAGAGAATTTGGCAACATCCAGAAGCGGAAAAAGGCAAAACCGGAAAAAACTATTGGCGCAGTCTGGGTGAATTGTCCAATACGCCAGATTTTCGTGATTGGTTGGAAAGAGAATTTCCTCAAGGTGCGGCGGAGTGGTCAGCGGATGATGGACTTTCGCGTCGCAATTTTTTGCGTTTGATGGGCGCTTCGATGGCTTTAGCGGGTTTGGGTTTGTCGGCTTGTCGACGGCCAGAAGCGCATTTGGTGCCATTTACTAAAACGCCGGAATGGATGATTCCAGGTAAATATCTTCATTATTCCACGGCGATGCCGCGTCGCAATGGAGCCATGCCGTTACAGGTAAAATCTTACAATGGACGGCCGATAAAAATTGAAGGAAATCCTTTGCATTCTTATAGCTTAGGTAAGTCGGATGCGTTTGCACAAGCGTCGCTTTTGGAGTTGTATGATCCGGATCGTTCTCGTTCTTTTCTTCAAGATGGCAAGCCAGTCGATCGTAAAACTTTTGATGAGGCTTTGGAAAAGTTGAAGCAAAGGTGGTCGAATGGCGCAGACAGAAAATTGGCTTTTTTAGTGGATGAAACGTGTTGTCCCACGCGCGAACGGTTTCGCTCAGAGCTTTTTCCTGATTCCATTTGGTGCGTTTACGAGCCTTTGTTGACTGGCAATAGCGCGGAAGCGGCCTCTTTGGCTTTTGGCGGTGGAGTGAAAGTATTGCCCCACTATGACAAAGCGGATCTTGTTTTTTCGATCGATTGCGATTTTTTAGATTGTAATGATGGTAATTTGAAATCTATTCGCGATTTTATGAAGGGTCGCCGTGTGCGTAAGCCGGGTGATAAAATGAATCGTTTGTATGCAGTAGAAAGCCATTACACTATTACTGGCGCGACAGCGGATCATCGCTTGCGTTTGCCAGCGAGTCATACGGGTGCATTTGTGTTAGCTTTGGCTAAGGAGCTGGTGCGTTCGGGTGTGGAAAGCGGTTTAGCTGAGTTAGTAAGTGCGATTGATAATAATCCTGAAACTGTTTTGGGAATTGATAAGAATTGGATTCGCGAAGCGGCACGTGATTTGATTGATCATCGTCGTCGTTGTTTGATAGTGATTGGCGATCGTCAGCCCACTTCGGTGCATATTTTGGGGTTGGCCATTAACGAAGCGTTAGGCAACTTAGACAATACGCTGTCGATAGTTGAGAAAAACCAGGAACCGGGATGGGATATTACTGAGTTAGCGGATGCAATTCAGAACGGTTCGGTTGAAACGCTAGTAATTTTGGGCGGCAATCCGGTTTATAATTCACCAGCAGATATTGATTGGAAAACACTGTTGAAAAAAGTTCCGACAGTAATCCGTCTCGGCATGCATGAAGATGAAACTTCGGCGTTAAGCCATTGGCATGTGCCACAAGCGCATTATTTAGAAAGTTGGAGTGATGCGTGGGCTGAGGATGGTTCTTATCTTTCTTTGCAACCGATGATTTTGCCTTTGCATGGTGGGCTTTCGGATTTGGAATTCATGGCACGTTTGGCGGGAGTTTCTTTTAATGATAGTTTGGAGCTGGTCCAAGAGACGTTTCGAGGTGTAGTGAAGAAGAGATGGGATGCATTTAAGTTTGGAGAGCAATGGAACAAATTTTTGCATGACGGTTTTTTAGAAGATAGTGCGGCTAAGGCGAAAAAAATCTCTTTCGATGTGATCAATCGATGTGTGGATTTTCTTAAACGCAATCCGTTAAGGGCGGAGCCGTTGGCGAAAGATCGTTTAGAGCTGGTTTTTGTGGCAGATCGTAGGGTGGATGATGGTCGATTTGTCAATAATGCTTGGATGCAAGAATTTCCGGATCCTATTACCAAAATGACTTGGGAAAATGCTGCATTGATGAGTCCTACCACTGCAAAGAAGTTGGGCATTGTGAATGAAACGGTAAAGGGCATCATGATGGTGGATAAGGTGCGGATTAGTTGGGCGGGTCGCTCGATTGAGGCGCCCGTGCTGATTACGCCGGGTAGTTGCGATTTTTCTTTGGCCCTACCTGTAGGTTATGGCCGCGAAATAACGGGTAAAATTGGAGAGGGAAGCGGGTTTAATGCTTATGCATTGCGTGTTTCAGATGCGGCTTACTTCGCGGTAGGAGCTTCGATTAAGAAAACGGGCGATAAACATGATTTGGCTTTGACGCAGGAGCATAATGTGATGGAGGGGCGCGCTTTGGTTCGAGAGGCACCCTTAGAACATTTTAATCAAGACCCGAATTTTACTGATAAAATGGGAATTGATGCTCATGCGCCTTCGGGACCGTCATTTTATCATGTACCGCCGATGAATGCGCCACATCAATGGGCGATGTCAATTGATTTAACGACGTGCACGGGATGTAATGCGTGTGTGGTAGCGTGTCAGAGCGAAAATAATATTCCCGTTGTTGGCAAGGATCAAGTGCAGCGAGGTCGCGAGATGCATTGGATTCGAATTGACCGCTATTTTTCGGGTGAGGATGAAGAAGATCCGCAGATGATGATGCAACCGATCGCGTGTATGCAGTGTGAAAATGCGCCTTGCGAAACGGTGTGTCCGGTTAATGCCACGGTGCATAATGATGAAGGTTTGAACGTGATGGCATATAATCGATGCATTGGCACGCGTTATTGCGCAAACAACTGTCCTTATAAAGTGCGACGATTCAACTTTTTTGATTTTAATCAACGGCCTATTGATGAGTTGTATAAAGGGCCGCTGGCGCCTAAGGGAACACCGGAATTGCTGAAGATGAGTAAGAATCCGAATGTGACGGTGCGTATGCGTGGGGTGATGGAGAAGTGCACGTTTTGCGTGCAGCGTTTGGAAATGGCCAAGATCGATTGGCGAGCTAAACAAGGTGGTTCACCGGATGTTACGATTCCTGCAAATTCTGTGCAGACGGCATGTCAACAGGTCTGTCCCGCCGATGCGATTGTATTTGGAAATTTGAAAAATGAAGAAAGCGAAATCGTTAAGGCAAAAGCTTTAAAGCATGATTACGCTTTGTTGGAGTATTTGAATATTAAACCGCGTGTGAGTTATTTGGGTCGCATTCGTAATCCTAACCCGAAAATGCCAGGAGCAGATAAGATAGGGATGACGACAATTAACGAAATGCATCATCACGGTCATTCGCCAGAAAAGACCCAGGAAACTTTGCAGCAGGAGCACTAA
- a CDS encoding cytochrome C — MANIFPRWTNWLPLKLFIAALVLGAAVVWGVTYYFTPKYTRVGYMPQQPVNFEHAIHVNQLGMDCRYCHVGVETSPNSTIPTTQTCMNCHQQVKKDSPALAVVRESWETGKPIPWVRIHQTPDYVYFNHAAHVNRGVSCVSCHGQVNQMRVVYQDQPQSMSWCLECHRSPEKKIRPLNEVYHLDWKPESEKAQLEMGKKLVKEWNINPPKSCAGCHR; from the coding sequence ATGGCTAATATTTTTCCACGTTGGACCAATTGGTTACCTCTAAAACTTTTCATTGCAGCTTTGGTTTTAGGTGCGGCAGTAGTTTGGGGTGTCACTTATTATTTTACGCCGAAATATACGCGGGTGGGTTATATGCCGCAGCAACCGGTGAATTTTGAGCATGCAATTCATGTGAATCAGTTGGGCATGGATTGTCGCTATTGTCATGTGGGTGTGGAAACTTCTCCGAATTCGACGATTCCTACTACTCAGACGTGTATGAATTGTCATCAGCAGGTAAAGAAGGATAGTCCTGCTTTAGCTGTGGTTCGCGAAAGTTGGGAAACAGGAAAACCCATTCCCTGGGTGCGCATTCATCAAACGCCGGATTATGTTTATTTTAATCATGCGGCCCATGTGAATCGCGGTGTAAGTTGTGTGAGTTGTCACGGGCAGGTCAATCAGATGCGCGTGGTGTATCAGGATCAACCGCAAAGTATGTCGTGGTGTTTAGAATGTCATCGTTCGCCCGAAAAGAAGATTCGTCCGCTGAATGAAGTTTATCATTTGGATTGGAAGCCGGAAAGCGAGAAGGCCCAATTGGAAATGGGCAAGAAATTAGTAAAAGAATGGAATATTAATCCGCCGAAAAGTTGTGCGGGTTGTCATCGTTAA
- a CDS encoding VCBS repeat-containing protein, translated as MRLFRISFLLGFLFSFSFFLGAEEVDFFPVEEYKAGASPMAVAVGDLNGDSAPDLAVVSLLDNAINLFTNFGNGIFTNHITLPSNSPGDLKMADGDGDGDLDLLVVGLGNQTVSVFKNDGNGLFGMIADIYQLPPDAGFPATIEVKDLNGDGWLDFAVGRAGNSSVVVWVYLNNGNGSFTQGDGITLFDSVFSFGCGDFNGDNFPDLAVPEVFFGVIHIYLNNNAAVFNIPSQTINFPNNAAAFAVETADLDGDGDRDLVAGVSAGFQSNKVAIVKNNGTGFFTLTTNYVMNAPFFIDLKDLGRDGDVDIAVACNNTNFVSLLLNQGDGTFASPINLQVGSRPRSIQIQDVDGDGGQDIIVANMDDATLSILRSRFLDISDIPDQISFQNQLAGPYPFQLLGQIGNVVLTAKSSNTNLIPNSNITFGGSGKNRTIALQPLTNQIGGTLITVIASNTVENLTASDSFVLTVMSANNPLPPNQTNIIETNIVINSSTAFGYTLAIKKPKLGKQIRFKAQKGLRKFKAQIITTNSVDKVSYALGDITNAIFTNLDFVPASRLKEMKKRRFEKTGVKYKVANLSKDPKTGKNLSQRSGFFNFIIKIEGVIQTNPVTFYFVNAYKGLVK; from the coding sequence ATGAGATTGTTTCGAATTAGTTTTCTTTTAGGGTTCTTGTTTAGTTTTTCTTTTTTTCTGGGTGCGGAAGAAGTCGATTTTTTCCCGGTAGAGGAATACAAAGCTGGCGCTTCTCCTATGGCTGTGGCAGTTGGCGATTTGAATGGAGACAGTGCTCCTGATTTGGCGGTAGTTAGTTTGTTGGATAATGCGATTAATCTTTTCACGAATTTTGGAAATGGAATTTTTACTAATCATATAACTCTTCCTTCTAATTCGCCGGGCGATTTGAAGATGGCGGATGGGGATGGGGATGGAGATTTAGATTTATTAGTGGTGGGTTTAGGTAATCAAACAGTAAGCGTTTTTAAAAATGATGGTAATGGTCTGTTTGGCATGATTGCGGATATTTATCAGCTTCCTCCCGATGCAGGTTTTCCAGCGACGATTGAAGTTAAAGATCTAAACGGCGATGGTTGGCTAGATTTTGCAGTGGGAAGGGCGGGAAATTCTTCTGTGGTAGTTTGGGTATATTTAAATAATGGAAATGGTAGTTTTACCCAAGGTGATGGGATTACTTTATTTGATAGTGTTTTTTCTTTTGGTTGCGGGGATTTTAATGGGGATAATTTTCCTGATTTAGCCGTGCCGGAAGTTTTTTTTGGTGTCATTCATATTTATCTTAATAACAATGCGGCTGTTTTTAATATTCCATCGCAGACAATTAACTTCCCTAACAATGCTGCTGCTTTTGCTGTGGAAACGGCTGATTTAGATGGCGATGGTGATCGAGACCTAGTTGCTGGTGTTTCAGCTGGATTTCAGAGCAATAAGGTTGCGATTGTAAAGAATAATGGAACGGGTTTTTTTACCTTAACTACGAATTATGTTATGAATGCACCGTTCTTTATTGATTTGAAAGATTTGGGTCGTGATGGTGATGTGGATATAGCTGTGGCATGCAATAATACGAATTTTGTTAGTTTATTATTGAATCAGGGTGATGGAACTTTCGCTAGTCCGATTAACCTTCAAGTAGGCAGTCGACCACGCTCGATTCAAATTCAGGATGTCGACGGTGATGGAGGGCAAGATATTATTGTTGCTAATATGGATGATGCTACTTTGAGTATTTTGCGAAGTCGTTTTTTGGACATTTCCGATATTCCAGATCAAATTTCTTTTCAAAATCAATTGGCAGGTCCTTATCCGTTCCAGTTGTTAGGGCAAATTGGAAATGTGGTGTTAACAGCTAAATCTAGTAATACTAACTTAATACCGAATTCGAATATCACTTTTGGCGGATCGGGAAAAAATCGAACTATTGCGCTTCAACCGTTGACTAATCAAATTGGTGGAACTTTGATTACAGTAATAGCGAGTAACACAGTTGAGAATTTAACCGCCAGTGATAGTTTTGTTCTGACGGTAATGAGTGCCAATAATCCTTTGCCGCCGAATCAAACTAATATTATTGAAACTAATATTGTTATTAATTCTTCCACTGCATTCGGGTATACTTTGGCGATTAAGAAACCTAAACTTGGGAAGCAAATTCGATTTAAAGCACAAAAGGGGTTAAGAAAATTTAAGGCACAAATTATTACAACCAACTCGGTGGATAAAGTTTCTTATGCTTTGGGTGATATAACTAATGCCATTTTTACGAATTTAGATTTTGTTCCAGCAAGTCGTTTAAAAGAGATGAAAAAGCGACGATTTGAAAAGACAGGAGTGAAGTATAAAGTAGCTAATTTATCAAAAGACCCCAAAACTGGGAAAAACTTATCTCAGAGATCAGGTTTTTTTAATTTTATCATTAAGATCGAAGGGGTGATTCAAACAAATCCGGTTACCTTTTATTTTGTTAATGCTTATAAAGGGTTAGTGAAATAA
- the thrB gene encoding homoserine kinase has protein sequence MKQVQVKVRVPATTANLGPGFDCLGVALKLYNTIAIKRENSNKISSGMIRESANLFFKSIQQKPFSFSTTIQGDVPISRGLGSSVTLRAGVVSGLNFLAGEPLSQAECLNLVIQLEGHPDNAAPAFLGGFTVATDETILRVPILPKLKFIAVIPEIEVETEKARKVLPKTLPFTDAVKSEKQAALVAAAFAAQKYELLQNAFEDRLHQPYRKKLLPFLDEVVEAGMQAGALGGFLSGSGSTMMCLSLGSPKLVAQAMKKILAKRRLSFKVVILEADNEGIRVLVG, from the coding sequence ATGAAACAAGTGCAAGTGAAAGTTCGTGTGCCGGCGACAACGGCGAATTTAGGGCCCGGGTTTGATTGCTTAGGTGTGGCGTTGAAACTTTATAATACCATCGCCATCAAACGTGAAAATTCTAATAAAATTTCATCAGGCATGATTCGCGAAAGTGCGAATTTATTTTTTAAATCGATTCAGCAAAAGCCTTTTTCTTTTTCCACAACTATTCAGGGTGATGTGCCGATTTCGCGAGGATTGGGTAGTAGTGTGACTTTACGTGCGGGAGTGGTTTCAGGTTTGAATTTTTTAGCAGGCGAGCCTTTGTCGCAAGCGGAATGTTTGAATTTAGTGATTCAGTTAGAGGGGCATCCTGACAATGCTGCGCCGGCATTTTTAGGTGGGTTTACTGTCGCAACAGATGAAACGATTTTGCGAGTTCCCATTTTGCCGAAGCTAAAATTTATTGCTGTGATACCTGAAATTGAAGTAGAGACCGAAAAGGCGCGAAAAGTTTTGCCGAAAACTTTACCTTTTACCGATGCGGTAAAAAGTGAAAAGCAAGCCGCGCTGGTGGCGGCAGCGTTTGCTGCGCAAAAATATGAGTTGTTGCAAAACGCGTTTGAAGATCGGTTGCATCAACCTTATCGCAAAAAACTTTTGCCTTTTTTAGATGAGGTTGTTGAAGCGGGTATGCAAGCGGGTGCATTAGGAGGTTTTTTAAGTGGATCAGGTTCGACAATGATGTGTCTAAGTTTAGGAAGTCCAAAACTAGTGGCTCAAGCCATGAAAAAAATTTTGGCTAAACGACGTCTTTCATTCAAGGTTGTTATTTTAGAAGCAGACAATGAAGGGATTCGAGTGTTGGTTGGCTAA
- a CDS encoding amidohydrolase, with protein sequence MPTSLLREAKELSETLIHWRRALHEHPETAHEEQWTSQFIQGRLKEIGIPFQAPIGATGILASLGPRPTAASPIIALRADFDALPIEEKNDLPFRSKIPGKAHLCGHDAHTAILLGAATLLKKHESELKHPIRLIFQHAEEVIPGGAKDFLKAGAFEGVKNAYALHNHPGLPAGVLGINTGAVMAAAGKFEIEIIGKGGHGAFPQHCIDPITITAEMIGAAQTIISRKICPSDSAVISFGKIQAGQAYNVIPDKVFLNGTTRALTHEIHHQLRDQLENLIRGITQAHGATYHFKWEKGNPPLHNNTQAAEVVRKAAQALAYEENQIQTTTPMMGGEDFSFIADQVPSCYFFLGTHDESQHVGATWHSPEFRINEKVLTQGAALFAQIAFSPP encoded by the coding sequence ATGCCAACTTCGCTTTTAAGAGAAGCCAAAGAATTGTCCGAAACCCTTATCCATTGGCGTCGCGCCCTACATGAACATCCTGAAACCGCGCATGAAGAACAATGGACCTCCCAATTTATCCAAGGTCGACTCAAAGAAATCGGCATCCCTTTTCAAGCGCCCATTGGCGCAACAGGCATTCTTGCCTCTCTTGGCCCCAGGCCCACCGCAGCCAGTCCTATCATTGCTCTACGCGCCGATTTTGATGCCCTGCCCATTGAAGAAAAAAATGATCTACCCTTTCGATCCAAAATTCCTGGCAAAGCACACCTTTGCGGACACGATGCGCACACGGCCATCTTATTAGGCGCCGCCACCCTCCTTAAAAAACATGAAAGCGAATTAAAACATCCTATTCGTCTCATATTTCAACATGCTGAAGAAGTCATTCCTGGTGGCGCAAAAGATTTCTTAAAAGCCGGCGCTTTTGAAGGAGTAAAAAACGCTTATGCCTTGCACAACCATCCCGGCTTGCCCGCAGGCGTTTTAGGCATCAATACTGGTGCCGTCATGGCTGCGGCGGGAAAATTTGAAATCGAAATCATCGGCAAAGGCGGTCACGGCGCTTTTCCGCAACATTGCATCGACCCCATCACCATAACCGCCGAAATGATTGGCGCCGCGCAAACTATTATTAGTCGAAAAATTTGTCCCTCAGATAGTGCCGTAATTTCTTTCGGTAAAATCCAAGCGGGTCAAGCTTACAACGTCATCCCAGACAAAGTCTTTCTTAATGGCACCACTCGCGCTTTGACACATGAAATTCATCATCAATTACGCGATCAGTTGGAAAATTTAATTCGCGGCATCACCCAAGCCCACGGCGCCACTTACCATTTTAAATGGGAAAAAGGCAATCCCCCCCTACATAACAACACCCAAGCTGCCGAAGTAGTAAGAAAAGCTGCCCAAGCTTTGGCCTACGAGGAAAATCAAATTCAAACCACCACTCCTATGATGGGCGGAGAAGACTTCTCTTTCATCGCTGATCAAGTTCCAAGCTGTTACTTCTTTTTAGGCACACATGACGAATCCCAACACGTCGGCGCAACCTGGCACTCACCTGAATTTCGTATCAATGAAAAAGTTCTCACCCAGGGCGCAGCCCTTTTTGCCCAAATTGCTTTTAGTCCTCCTTAG